Proteins from one Bacillota bacterium genomic window:
- the thrS gene encoding threonine--tRNA ligase produces the protein MPSALEILRSQGREGEAGPRGIVAARWQGEVVDLARELPEGAQPEFVTFADVEGRDVYRHTAAHVLAQAVKRLFSEARLGIGPAIADGFYYDFDVPRPFTPEDLGRIEEEARAIIAADYPVRRREVTREEARQFFASRGETYKVELIDEFPEDAPISLYQQGEFTDLCAGPHLPSTGWLVAFRVLHAAGAYWRGDERNPMLQRIYGTAFPTQEEMDRHLYRLDEARRRDHRRLGRELDLFSIHDEAGAGLVFWHPRGGVVRQIIEDFWRAEHRRRGYDIVFTPHVARLDLWKISGHWDWYRENMYSPMDVEGVEYLLKPMNCPFHILMYRSQTRSYRDLPLRWAELGTVYRYERSGVLHGLLRVRGFTQDDAHVFCRPDQLEEELVGVLDLARYMVESFGFEDYEIMLSVRDPAGKQKYIGSDEVWDAAEKALLAALARKELAYVVGEGEAKFYGPAIDITIKDALGRGWQGPTIQVDFNLPERFDLTYMGEDNREHRPVMIHRTVLGSMERFLGSLIEHYAGAFPTWLAPVQARVIPVADRHVSYGRRVVHDLQRAGIRAEGDWRNEKVSYKIRAAQLEKLPYMLVVGDREEASSQVAVRHRSEGDLGPMSLETFLARMREECAGRGVPWPA, from the coding sequence TTGCCGAGCGCGTTGGAAATCCTCAGGTCACAGGGAAGAGAGGGGGAGGCGGGCCCCCGCGGGATCGTGGCCGCCAGGTGGCAGGGCGAGGTGGTGGACCTCGCCAGGGAGCTGCCGGAAGGGGCGCAGCCCGAGTTCGTCACCTTTGCCGATGTGGAGGGGCGGGACGTCTACCGGCATACGGCCGCTCACGTGCTGGCCCAGGCGGTGAAGCGGCTGTTCTCGGAAGCGCGCCTGGGCATCGGACCGGCCATCGCAGACGGGTTCTACTACGACTTTGACGTCCCCCGGCCTTTTACTCCGGAGGACCTGGGCCGCATCGAGGAGGAGGCCCGCGCCATCATCGCCGCCGATTACCCGGTCCGCAGGCGGGAGGTCACCCGGGAAGAGGCGCGCCAGTTCTTCGCTTCCCGGGGCGAGACGTACAAGGTGGAGCTCATCGACGAGTTTCCCGAGGATGCTCCCATCTCCCTTTACCAGCAGGGGGAGTTCACCGACCTGTGCGCCGGCCCCCACCTCCCCTCCACGGGGTGGCTGGTGGCGTTCAGGGTGCTCCATGCCGCCGGGGCATACTGGCGGGGGGACGAGCGCAATCCCATGCTGCAGCGCATTTACGGCACTGCTTTCCCCACGCAGGAAGAGATGGACCGGCACCTCTATCGCCTCGACGAGGCCCGCCGGAGAGACCACCGCCGGCTGGGGCGGGAGCTCGACCTGTTCAGCATCCACGACGAGGCCGGGGCCGGGCTGGTCTTCTGGCATCCCCGGGGCGGGGTGGTGCGCCAGATCATCGAGGACTTCTGGCGGGCGGAACACCGGCGCCGGGGGTATGACATCGTCTTCACGCCCCATGTGGCTCGCCTGGACCTGTGGAAGATCAGCGGCCACTGGGACTGGTACCGGGAGAACATGTACTCCCCCATGGACGTGGAGGGGGTGGAGTACCTGCTCAAGCCCATGAACTGCCCCTTCCACATCCTGATGTACCGGTCCCAGACCCGCTCCTACCGGGACCTCCCCCTGCGCTGGGCCGAGCTGGGCACGGTGTACCGCTACGAGCGGTCCGGCGTCCTGCACGGCCTGCTGCGGGTGCGGGGATTCACCCAGGACGACGCCCACGTCTTCTGCCGCCCCGACCAGCTGGAGGAGGAACTGGTGGGGGTGCTTGACCTGGCCCGGTATATGGTGGAGTCCTTCGGCTTCGAGGACTACGAGATCATGCTCTCGGTGCGCGACCCGGCCGGCAAGCAGAAGTACATCGGGTCGGACGAGGTGTGGGATGCGGCGGAGAAGGCCCTGCTGGCCGCCCTGGCCCGGAAGGAGCTGGCGTACGTGGTGGGCGAGGGAGAGGCCAAGTTCTACGGGCCCGCCATCGACATCACCATCAAGGACGCCCTGGGCCGGGGCTGGCAGGGTCCCACCATCCAGGTGGACTTCAACCTGCCCGAGCGCTTCGACCTCACCTACATGGGTGAAGATAACCGCGAGCACCGGCCGGTTATGATCCATCGCACCGTACTGGGTTCCATGGAGAGGTTCCTGGGCAGCCTGATCGAGCACTACGCCGGTGCCTTCCCCACCTGGCTGGCCCCCGTGCAGGCCCGCGTGATCCCGGTGGCCGATCGGCATGTTTCTTACGGCCGCCGGGTGGTCCACGACCTCCAGCGTGCGGGCATACGGGCAGAGGGGGACTGGCGCAACGAGAAGGTGTCCTACAAGATCCGGGCCGCCCAGCTGGAGAAGCTCCCCTACATGCTGGTGGTGGGGGATCGAGAAGAGGCGTCTTCCCAGGTGGCCGTGCGCCATCGCAGCGAGGGGGACCTGGGTCCGATGTCCCTGGAGACTTTCCTGGCCAGGATGCGGGAGGAATGTGCCGGGAGGGGAGTGCCATGGCCCGCCTGA
- the corA gene encoding magnesium/cobalt transporter CorA, with translation MARLILSTRSGREALSPGDAEAALRAALGRGESFWLDVHEPGSDQLGMLERVLGLHPLAATEVKRPSQLPRVEVYPDYTVLVFHAVEVDREGRIPVHRAEVDCILGSRFLVTVHVREVSILGEMQRLLAGGAPFPATPDLLLAGIIDLLVKQLYDALDYLADRIAALEERVISGRLRNPMPEVTAIRRALVRLRHGLGPEEQAISDLAGLSNLVGEGARVAMRQAVDLLRRMWDGVEVERDLVDNVVQVYLALRTDRLNVIMQRLTLITTIFMPLTLIAGIYGMNFHHMPELAWRYGYPATLLLMVITGYGMYRWFRARGWFGEP, from the coding sequence ATGGCCCGCCTGATCCTCAGCACCCGGTCGGGCCGGGAGGCGCTGTCGCCCGGGGACGCCGAGGCCGCCCTGCGTGCTGCCCTGGGCAGAGGAGAGAGCTTCTGGCTGGACGTCCATGAGCCCGGATCCGACCAGCTGGGGATGCTGGAGCGGGTGCTGGGGCTGCACCCCCTGGCCGCGACCGAGGTGAAGCGTCCCAGCCAGCTGCCCCGGGTCGAGGTATATCCGGACTACACCGTGCTGGTGTTCCACGCCGTGGAGGTCGATCGGGAAGGCCGTATCCCCGTGCACCGCGCCGAGGTGGATTGCATCCTGGGGTCCCGCTTCCTGGTCACCGTCCACGTGCGCGAGGTCAGCATCCTGGGAGAGATGCAGCGGCTGCTGGCAGGCGGGGCCCCCTTCCCCGCCACCCCGGACCTGCTCCTGGCGGGTATTATCGATCTGCTGGTGAAGCAACTGTATGATGCCCTGGACTACCTGGCGGACCGCATTGCTGCTCTGGAAGAAAGGGTGATCTCGGGGCGCCTGCGCAATCCCATGCCGGAGGTGACCGCCATTCGCCGCGCCCTGGTGCGGCTGCGGCACGGTCTGGGCCCGGAGGAGCAGGCCATCTCCGACCTGGCCGGGTTGTCGAACCTGGTGGGCGAGGGAGCAAGGGTCGCCATGCGACAGGCGGTGGACCTGCTGCGGCGCATGTGGGACGGGGTGGAGGTGGAGAGGGATCTGGTCGACAACGTGGTGCAGGTCTACCTGGCGCTGCGCACCGACCGGCTCAACGTCATCATGCAGCGCCTGACCCTCATCACCACCATCTTCATGCCCCTCACCCTGATCGCCGGCATTTACGGCATGAACTTCCACCACATGCCCGAGCTGGCATGGAGGTACGGATATCCGGCCACCTTGCTCCTGATGGTGATCACGGGATATGGTATGTACCGCTGGTTCCGGGCCCGGGGCTGGTTCGGCGAACCTTAG
- the ylbJ gene encoding sporulation integral membrane protein YlbJ, translated as MPRNWVHVMSGMVALLLVAALIVYSEEAFQAALAGMKIFWEIVFPSLLPFFVLSEVMLALGVVHFLGVIFEPLMRPLFNVPGAGAFVMSMGLAAGYPMDAVITAKFRKQGLCNQAEAERLLAFTNTADPLFMFGAVAVGMFHLPGLGAVLALAHYLGAFCVGLTFRFYRRSAPSSPALGMNHVAGGPLAAGNTGTRHRNLLVRAARALIRARREDGRPFGRILSDAVNESVKTLLMICGFIMLFSVLIQVLHALGAVAIIAAPLRVLLTVVHLDPSLADGLLRGLFEIDLGAMATSSAPAPLAQRAIVASAIIAWSGLSVHAQVVSVMAGSDVRMTPFVAARVLHAGYSALFTAVLLGPLGMLTSRLVTPVMAALTTAAGGNPWPGLVSLRLGAALLCGASGIAAIVLAAALLAILLSRIRLTGFRI; from the coding sequence TTGCCCCGCAACTGGGTGCACGTCATGTCGGGAATGGTGGCGCTGCTTCTGGTGGCAGCGCTCATCGTCTATTCGGAAGAAGCCTTCCAGGCTGCCCTGGCGGGCATGAAGATCTTCTGGGAAATCGTCTTCCCCTCGCTCCTGCCCTTTTTTGTGCTGTCGGAAGTCATGCTGGCCCTGGGGGTGGTGCACTTCCTGGGCGTCATCTTTGAGCCCCTCATGCGCCCCCTGTTCAACGTCCCCGGGGCGGGGGCATTTGTCATGTCCATGGGTCTGGCGGCAGGATATCCCATGGACGCCGTGATAACGGCCAAGTTCCGCAAGCAGGGTCTGTGCAACCAGGCGGAGGCGGAACGCCTGCTGGCATTCACCAACACTGCCGACCCCCTGTTCATGTTCGGGGCAGTCGCTGTGGGAATGTTTCACCTCCCCGGGCTGGGTGCGGTGCTCGCCCTGGCCCACTACCTGGGCGCCTTTTGCGTGGGCCTCACCTTCCGCTTCTACCGCCGGTCCGCCCCCTCCAGCCCGGCCCTGGGGATGAACCACGTGGCGGGAGGCCCCCTCGCCGCCGGCAACACGGGAACCCGCCATCGTAATCTGCTGGTGCGGGCGGCCCGCGCCCTCATCCGTGCCCGCCGGGAGGACGGTCGCCCCTTCGGTCGTATCCTGAGCGACGCGGTGAACGAATCGGTCAAGACCCTGCTGATGATATGCGGTTTCATCATGCTGTTCTCGGTACTGATCCAGGTCCTGCACGCCCTGGGGGCGGTCGCGATCATAGCCGCCCCGTTGCGGGTGCTCCTAACGGTAGTGCACCTGGACCCCAGCCTGGCCGATGGCCTCCTGCGGGGCCTGTTCGAAATCGACCTGGGGGCGATGGCCACCAGCAGCGCCCCCGCCCCCCTCGCCCAGCGGGCCATCGTGGCCTCGGCCATCATCGCCTGGAGCGGCCTGTCGGTGCATGCCCAGGTGGTCAGCGTGATGGCGGGATCCGACGTGCGCATGACCCCGTTCGTTGCCGCCCGGGTGCTGCACGCGGGCTACTCCGCTCTCTTCACCGCGGTGCTGCTGGGACCTCTGGGCATGCTCACCTCCCGGCTGGTGACGCCCGTCATGGCCGCGCTCACCACAGCCGCAGGAGGGAACCCGTGGCCCGGCCTGGTGAGCCTCCGCCTGGGGGCTGCGCTCCTGTGTGGCGCCAGTGGTATCGCCGCCATCGTGCTGGCGGCGGCCCTGCTGGCCATCCTCCTCTCGCGCATACGGCTGACCGGCTTCCGCATCTGA
- a CDS encoding AbrB/MazE/SpoVT family DNA-binding domain-containing protein, whose protein sequence is MSSTGAIVRRLDHLGRLVLPRELLRTMDIAAGDLLEFHVDGGTLSLRKHEPGCVFCRGTQALIAFRGRKVCRHCMRALTFPLPHA, encoded by the coding sequence ATCAGTTCGACTGGTGCTATCGTACGCCGGCTGGACCACCTGGGGAGACTGGTGCTCCCGCGGGAGCTCCTCCGCACCATGGATATCGCCGCCGGCGACCTCCTCGAGTTCCATGTGGACGGCGGTACGCTCTCCCTCCGCAAGCACGAGCCCGGCTGCGTATTCTGCCGCGGCACGCAGGCCCTGATCGCCTTCCGGGGGCGGAAGGTGTGTCGCCACTGTATGCGCGCCCTCACCTTCCCGCTCCCACACGCGTAG
- a CDS encoding response regulator transcription factor, giving the protein MKVLLAATADVYREALCASLGEAGAEVGVCDLALAAVEELAGSLRPDVAVLSLPAPEPAHVDLVRSACGAAGGCPVLVLGALAPRTDIAGMLACGAAGYILTSATVDEVVRAVAALALAGPSPDHIREATARFRPAALPGAFPDLTERQTVILEMVSRGLGYRQIGKRMMVSHWVVKAEIGKVLKLVGARNRAELVALAHRAGLLSRSGSATGAE; this is encoded by the coding sequence ATGAAGGTTCTGCTGGCTGCGACCGCCGATGTGTATAGAGAAGCCCTGTGTGCCTCACTGGGTGAGGCCGGCGCCGAGGTCGGGGTGTGTGACCTGGCCCTGGCGGCGGTGGAGGAGCTGGCCGGGAGCCTCCGTCCAGATGTGGCGGTCCTTAGCCTGCCGGCCCCCGAACCGGCCCATGTCGATCTCGTGCGGAGTGCCTGCGGGGCAGCGGGTGGCTGCCCCGTCCTCGTCCTGGGGGCGCTTGCCCCCAGGACGGACATCGCCGGGATGCTGGCCTGCGGCGCCGCCGGATACATACTCACCTCGGCCACGGTGGACGAGGTGGTAAGGGCCGTCGCCGCCCTGGCGCTGGCGGGTCCCTCTCCCGATCACATCCGGGAAGCCACGGCCCGCTTCCGGCCCGCGGCGCTGCCGGGCGCATTCCCCGACCTGACCGAGAGGCAGACCGTCATCCTGGAGATGGTCAGCCGGGGCCTGGGGTACCGGCAGATAGGCAAGAGGATGATGGTCAGTCACTGGGTGGTCAAGGCCGAGATAGGGAAGGTGCTGAAGCTGGTGGGAGCCCGCAACCGGGCCGAACTGGTGGCTCTGGCCCACAGGGCGGGCCTCCTATCCCGGAGCGGGTCCGCGACTGGCGCCGAATGA